A window of the Lolium perenne isolate Kyuss_39 chromosome 7, Kyuss_2.0, whole genome shotgun sequence genome harbors these coding sequences:
- the LOC127314105 gene encoding berberine bridge enzyme-like Cyn d 4, whose protein sequence is MSLLNRLALALLVSCFSFHLISVPSLAYSDEFHQCLTEMIPSELVYGQSSSNFTDVLASSIKNPKFFTNTTVRPVCIVTPTNSWHVQAAVFCGRWHGVRLRVRSGGHDYEGLSYRSCQPEVFGVVDLSNLRSISVNQGDSTAWVDSGATIGELYYHIAKNNSQVAFPAGECPSIGVGGHFSGGGIGMLMRKYGLSVDKIVDAKVVTANGELLDRAGMGEDLFWAIRGGGGGNFGIVLSWKIQLVRVPPQVAVFSIPKTLEEGAIELLTKWQYIGPSLPNDLTIRAKVQGQQAVFLAVYLGTCSSLVPMMDRLFPELNMTNADCRSMTWLESVALSYGSLAKTGTLEEVLLARGSSLSYYTKIKSDYVQRPIASCSWKNIFAWFKKDGAGYIMLEPHGGFMRTVSAAATPYPHRKGVLYVIQYITFWQGDGGKAPTSWLASFYDFMGSYVSQNPRQAYVNFRDLDIGQNTVGSENDVSSFESGQVWGERYFMGNYRRLAAVKAAVDPNDYFRNEQSIPPLRQTLE, encoded by the coding sequence ATGTCTTTGCTAAACCGCTTAGCACTTGCGCTCCTTGTGAGCTGCTTCTCCTTCCACCTGATCTCGGTTCCTTCCCTAGCTTACTCTGATGAGTTCCACCAATGCCTAACAGAGATGATACCAAGTGAGCTCGTCTACGGGCAGAGCTCGTCCAACTTCACCGACGTGCTGGCCTCCTCAATCAAGAACCCCAAGTTCTTCACCAACACCACGGTGAGGCCGGTCTGCATCGTGACGCCGACAAACTCATGGCACGTCCAGGCCGCCGTGTTCTGCGGCCGCTGGCATGGCGTGCGCCTCCGCGTGCGCAGCGGCGGCCACGACTACGAGGGCCTGTCGTACCGGTCGTGCCAGCCCGAGGTGTTTGGGGTTGTCGACCTCAGCAACCTCCGCTCCATAAGCGTCAACCAGGGGGACTCCACGGCTTGGGTCGACTCCGGCGCGACAATAGGGGAGCTGTACTACCACATCGCGAAGAACAACTCCCAGGTCGCGTTCCCGGCCGGCGAGTGCCCCAGCATCGGCGTGGGCGGCCACTTCAGCGGTGGGGGCATCGGCATGCTGATGCGCAAGTATGGCCTCTCCGTCGACAAGATCGTCGACGCCAAGGTGGTAACCGCCAACGGGGAACTCCTCGACAGGGCCGGCATGGGGGAGGACCTCTTCTGGGCCATCcgaggcggcggtggcgggaACTTCGGCATCGTGCTCTCATGGAAGATCCAGCTCGTGCGCGTCCCACCACAGGTGGCCGTGTTCAGCATCCCAAAGACGCTCGAGGAAGGCGCCATAGAACTCCTCACCAAATGGCAATATATCGGGCCATCACTCCCCAACGACCTAACCATAAGGGCGAAAGTGCAAGGGCAGCAAGCTGTCTTCCTGGCCGTGTACCTCGGCACGTGCAGCTCGCTGGTGCCGATGATGGACCGCCTGTTCCCGGAGCTGAACATGACGAACGCCGACTGCCGGTCGATGACCTGGCTCGAGTCCGTGGCCTTGTCCTACGGCAGCCTGGCAAAGACCGGCACGCTCGAGGAGGTGCTCCTGGCCAGGGGCAGCAGCCTGAGCTACTACACTAAGATCAAATCCGACTACGTCCAGCGCCCCATCGCCAGCTGCTCCTGGAAGAACATCTTCGCCTGGTTCAAGAAGGACGGCGCCGGGTACATCATGCTGGAGCCCCACGGCGGGTTCATGCGCACCgtatccgccgccgccacgccctacCCTCACCGGAAGGGCGTGCTCTACGTAATCCAGTACATCACCTTCTGGCAGGGTGACGGCGGCAAGGCTCCGACGAGCTGGCTGGCCAGCTTCTACGACTTCATGGGGAGCTACGTCAGCCAGAACCCGAGGCAGGCATACGTCAACTTCCGGGACCTGGACATCGGCCAGAACACGGTGGGGAGCGAGAACGACGTCAGCTCGTTCGAAAGCGGCCAGGTTTGGGGCGAGCGCTACTTCATGGGCAACTACcgtaggctcgcggcggtgaaggCGGCCGTGGATCCGAACGACTACTTCAGAAACGAGCAGAGCATCCCTCCACTGCGCCAAACCCTCGAGTGA